AAAACCACGGGAGCGCACGGACCCGGCAACTTGTATTGTAATAGCGATTGCGGAGGCATAACAGCCCTCCTGTCTGCGGCTAGTGCCATCGAGACCGGGCGGATAGACCAAGCCATGGTCTCCGCCTCCTTCAGTCCCTTCAGCGCCCATGAATTCAGGTGGTGGCTGGAGACCGGACTCGTCAGAAGCACGGCCGCACGGGGGAATCCTGAAAAGCTGGTCACTCCCTTCAGCCCGCAATCATCAGGCACGCTTATGAGTGAGGGCGCGGGCGCTATTTTCCTGGAAAGGGAAGAAGTTGCCCTAAGCAATGGCCGCCCTATACTTGCCAGAATCCAAGGCGGGGCCAGCCTGACCGTTCCTGGTGAGACTTACTTGGAATTGTCGGCGGCAGGCTTCACGAAGGCCCTGAATCTGGCGCTGGAGCGTGCCAAGCTTGCCCCGGGTGACATTGATCTGATGATGTGCAACGCACCGTCTGTTGCCGCTTGGGATGATGCTGAGCTTAAGGGTATCTCTGCTGTGTGGAATGGCTCAAGCGTAAGCGCTTCTGCATTGAAGGGGTATCTTGGGTATCTCGGCCCCGTATCCGGTCTGCTCGACGTGATCCTGGCGGTGCAATCGATGATCAGCCAAACTGCTGTGCCGCTGAACCATACATCTGCGCCCTCTGACAGCCGCACCAAATGGGTCCGCCCGGAGAATGCGGCCATGGATATTGAACGGACTGTCGTGAGCAGTGCAGGACCGGGCGGGGCCTACAGCGCTATC
The window above is part of the Paenibacillus sp. FSL H8-0048 genome. Proteins encoded here:
- a CDS encoding beta-ketoacyl synthase N-terminal-like domain-containing protein, translating into MKPSVVITGMGCVTPLGYTPVEIYEAMLQGKTAYSAISLFDASACSCSIGGEIPNFSIRDLGISGSNMMLRYNKLQMKAAYQMLNDYGLLASLENNAMNCAVYVANHPVNLDPETLQIIRSICSSGGEGAMDFSRLGDNLHRIPPLSGVKQLTTVPSHFIAKTTGAHGPGNLYCNSDCGGITALLSAASAIETGRIDQAMVSASFSPFSAHEFRWWLETGLVRSTAARGNPEKLVTPFSPQSSGTLMSEGAGAIFLEREEVALSNGRPILARIQGGASLTVPGETYLELSAAGFTKALNLALERAKLAPGDIDLMMCNAPSVAAWDDAELKGISAVWNGSSVSASALKGYLGYLGPVSGLLDVILAVQSMISQTAVPLNHTSAPSDSRTKWVRPENAAMDIERTVVSSAGPGGAYSAIILEKGDNHPR